A region of Salvia splendens isolate huo1 chromosome 17, SspV2, whole genome shotgun sequence DNA encodes the following proteins:
- the LOC121773799 gene encoding protein C2-DOMAIN ABA-RELATED 5-like encodes MDNILGLLRIKVVRGFKLAKRDARSSDPYVIVRMGKQKLKTRVVKKNLNPEWNEELTLTVADPNQSIKLQVYDRDTFTLDDKMGDAEFDIKELVRVLKMELENVSNGTVMAKVVANRENCLAEASSIVWENGKVVQNMVLRLRNVECGEVELQLHWIHVPASTPL; translated from the exons ATGGATAATATTTTGGGTTTGCTAAGGATTAAAGTTGTAAGAGGCTTCAAACTTGCTAAAAGAGATGCCAGAAGCAGCGATCCTTATGTCATTGTTCGGATGGGCAAGCAG AAGCTAAAGACTCGAGTGGTGAAGAAGAATCTGAACCCGGAATGGAACGAGGAGCTGACTTTGACCGTTGCCGATCCAAATCAGTCCATCAAATTG CAAGTTTACGACAGAGACACGTTCACGCTGGACGACAAAATGGGGGATGCAGAGTTTGATATAAAGGAGCTGGTGAGGGTGCTGAAGATGGAGTTGGAGAATGTTTCAAATGGGACAGTGATGGCCAAGGTTGTGGCGAACAGGGAGAATTGCTTGGCTGAGGCAAGCTCTATTGTGTGGGAAAATGGGAAAGTGGTGCAGAATATGGTGTTGAGATTGAGGAATGTTGAGTGTGGAGAAGTAGAGCTGCAGCTGCACTGGATACATGTTCCTGCCTCTACACCTCTCTAG